A stretch of the Arachis stenosperma cultivar V10309 chromosome 6, arast.V10309.gnm1.PFL2, whole genome shotgun sequence genome encodes the following:
- the LOC130933104 gene encoding zinc finger protein 5-like, with protein sequence MERDVCDLSPTWDCENGNNSVEKRLRLFGFELNPPSNSVKDPNTTEGSDESVNSSSNSVSSGGDKTTAQDQRTTITNNNNEKKFECQYCLKEFANSQALGGHQNAHKKERMKKKRLQLQARKATINYYLQQPNFPNNNHYHGFSYHNQNHNNSNTPWFYDPSSYNYYSDFTACEESQISFNPNDQDSNFLVEKASNSNWYSSLPSSYQTTSSSQQDSCMFNFSNTSTEDNNNNRAYNIFEPCNFPDSSNHQIQSHSNNNKALDLQLGLNLHSNTKRA encoded by the coding sequence ATGGAAAGGGATGTGTGTGATCTTTCTCCCACATGGGATTGTGAAAATGGCAATAATTCTGTGGAGAAGAGGCTAAGGCTATTTGGATTTGAGCTGAATCCACCTTCAAACAGTGTGAAAGATCCTAACACTACAGAAGGATCAGATGAAAGTGTGAATTCATCATCTAACTCAGTTTCTTCAGGAGGGGACAAAACCACAGCACAAGATCAAAGAACCACAatcactaataataataatgaaaagaaGTTTGAGTGTCAATACTGTTTGAAGGAATTTGCAAATTCACAGGCACTTGGTGGGCACCAAAATGCTCACAAAAAAgagagaatgaagaagaaaaggttgCAGCTTCAAGCAAGGAAAGCCACCATAAACTACTATCTTCAACAGCCCAATTTTCCAAACAACAATCATTATCATGGTTTTTCTTACCATAATCAGAATCATAATAACAGTAACACACCTTGGTTCTATGATCCTTCTTCCTACAACTACTATTCTGACTTCACAGCTTGTGAAGAATCCCAAATTAGCTTCAACCCCAATGATCAAGATTCAAACTTTTTGGTCGAAAAAGCATCAAATAGTAATTGGTATTCATCTCTACCATCATCATATCAAACTACTTCTTCTTCACAACAAGATTCTTGTATGTTCAATTTCTCTAATACTAGTACagaagataataataataatagggCTTACAACATCTTCGAGCCTTGCAACTTTCCTGATTCTTCAAATCATCAAATACAAAGTCATAGTAATAATAACAAAGCTTTAGATCTTCAATTAGGCCTCAATTTACACTCAAATACAAAAAGGGCCTaa
- the LOC130936159 gene encoding uncharacterized protein LOC130936159 isoform X1 encodes MSDSGRVTITLGRSGQVVKRDLSSADVSYASSLSLAGTKRPVRDRIGNNVDGYGHSNNKRHRGDNSIQNGFDDGRIDKDDLRLKLMRKSASKRAESNGDRSQIDLREKLTKAVRSPMTSFNSKQRELEPRETSMIRRIPSARSSDDLMRMESMRSSYSPWTLDHIRRRSPDGFPSSSRRISPQRNVEDLQRRPLNRTYESVTPVPYVTRDVESSRPPGTTPASFAARSTMSTLPPVTAKPVTSHLGQLPPSSSVAQRASYVGDEQQSHQTVDGLLHALGLGKYAILFKAEEVDMTALKQMGEHDLKELGIPMGPRKKILLALLPRAKRQQ; translated from the exons ATGTCCGATAGTGGTCGAGTTACCATTACTCTTGGCCGTAGTGGTCAG GTTGTCAAGAGGGATTTATCTTCAGCTGACGTATCGTATGCTTCTTCTCTTTCCTTGGCTGGAACTAAGCGGCCTGTAAGAGACAGAATTGGAAATAATGTAGATGGTTATGGACACAGCAACAACAAACG ACACAGAGGAGATAATAGCATACAAAATGGGTTTGACG ATGGGCGTATTGACAAAGATGATCTTCGGTTGAAGCTTATGCGCAAAAGTGCATCTAAGCGAGCTGAGAGCAATGGTGATAGGAGCCAGATAGATCTCCGTGAAAAACTGACCAAGGCAGTTCGTTCTCCAATGACCAGTTTTAATTCAAAGCAGCGTGAACTTGAACCAAGGGAAACAAGCATGATTAGGCGAATTCCCTCAGCTAGAAGTTCTGATGATTTAATGCGTATGGAATCCATGAGAAGCTCATACTCTCCTTGGACATTGGACCATATTAGGCGAAGATCACCAGATGGGTTTCCAAGTAGTTCCAGGAGGATTTCCCCTCAAAGAAATGTGGAAGACCTACAGAGGAGGCCACTAAATAGGACATATGAAAGTGTTACACCGGTACCTTATGTAACTAGGGATGTTGAATCTTCAAGGCCTCCTGGCACTACACCTGCATCTTTTGCGGCACGCTCAACAATGTCCACTTTGCCTCCTGTAACTGCTAAGCCTGTAACATCTCATCTTGGCCAACTTCCTCCATCAAGCAGTGTTGCACAAAGAGCTTCATATGTG GGTGACGAACAGCAATCTCACCAAACTGTTGATGGCCTGTTACATGCTCTAGGACTGGGAAAATATGCCATTCTCTTCAAGGCTGAAGAA GTAGATATGACTGCATTGAAGCAGATGGGAGAACATGACCTCAAGGAGCTTGGAATTCCTATG GGTCCAAGAAAGAAAATTCTTCTCGCTCTCTTGCCTCGTGCAAAACGTCAACAGTGA
- the LOC130936159 gene encoding uncharacterized protein LOC130936159 isoform X2, whose protein sequence is MSDSGRVTITLGRSGQVVKRDLSSADVSYASSLSLAGTKRPVRDRIGNNVDGYGHSNNKRHRGDNSIQNGFDDGRIDKDDLRLKLMRKSASKRAESNGDRSQIDLREKLTKAVRSPMTSFNSKQRELEPRETSMIRRIPSARSSDDLMRMESMRSSYSPWTLDHIRRRSPDGFPSSSRRISPQRNVEDLQRRPLNRTYESVTPVPYVTRDVESSRPPGTTPASFAARSTMSTLPPVTAKPVTSHLGQLPPSSSVAQRASYVGDEQQSHQTVDGLLHALGLGKYAILFKAEEVRNSFVYIFELIIIEDRHDFDALSVN, encoded by the exons ATGTCCGATAGTGGTCGAGTTACCATTACTCTTGGCCGTAGTGGTCAG GTTGTCAAGAGGGATTTATCTTCAGCTGACGTATCGTATGCTTCTTCTCTTTCCTTGGCTGGAACTAAGCGGCCTGTAAGAGACAGAATTGGAAATAATGTAGATGGTTATGGACACAGCAACAACAAACG ACACAGAGGAGATAATAGCATACAAAATGGGTTTGACG ATGGGCGTATTGACAAAGATGATCTTCGGTTGAAGCTTATGCGCAAAAGTGCATCTAAGCGAGCTGAGAGCAATGGTGATAGGAGCCAGATAGATCTCCGTGAAAAACTGACCAAGGCAGTTCGTTCTCCAATGACCAGTTTTAATTCAAAGCAGCGTGAACTTGAACCAAGGGAAACAAGCATGATTAGGCGAATTCCCTCAGCTAGAAGTTCTGATGATTTAATGCGTATGGAATCCATGAGAAGCTCATACTCTCCTTGGACATTGGACCATATTAGGCGAAGATCACCAGATGGGTTTCCAAGTAGTTCCAGGAGGATTTCCCCTCAAAGAAATGTGGAAGACCTACAGAGGAGGCCACTAAATAGGACATATGAAAGTGTTACACCGGTACCTTATGTAACTAGGGATGTTGAATCTTCAAGGCCTCCTGGCACTACACCTGCATCTTTTGCGGCACGCTCAACAATGTCCACTTTGCCTCCTGTAACTGCTAAGCCTGTAACATCTCATCTTGGCCAACTTCCTCCATCAAGCAGTGTTGCACAAAGAGCTTCATATGTG GGTGACGAACAGCAATCTCACCAAACTGTTGATGGCCTGTTACATGCTCTAGGACTGGGAAAATATGCCATTCTCTTCAAGGCTGAAGAAGTACGTAACTCATTTGTTTAT ATATTCGAATTAATCATTATTGAAGATCGTCATGATTTTGATGCATTGTCTGTGAATTAG